In the genome of Drosophila pseudoobscura strain MV-25-SWS-2005 chromosome 3, UCI_Dpse_MV25, whole genome shotgun sequence, one region contains:
- the Pcf11 gene encoding uncharacterized protein Pcf11 isoform X1, which yields MDQLFQSYRDDERRIGEEYLSSLQDLNCNSKPLINMLTMLAEENINYAHVIVRVVEYYISQVPPEFKLPILYLIDSIIKNVRSSYVQLFAQCIVNIFLNAFESVQHSQSQLLEKVRERMYALRQTWNEVFPPSKMYALDVKVKRLDNNWPITAKNPTNKIHVNPAIHVNPDFLKTGLVPGMPVNSTLPSDMEEILQAKTRELLELKKRKLELELEQTKKHLEEQERQLNQATDAIAVAPNVAMPAPAASVAALRPPIMDPVVRNSRNAGNPGIPNTPAAQQPFSAKSRVNPVNPALLNSVRQRDPRLARQMQSQVEAAPSRSSDPRLEGKSSSSSHKSSRSRSKSPVRNSSRSTKSNNGSSSHSNSSSNRKRSESKSSTSSSGSDARHKSGGGASSSSSTLSPAKRTSKPSAKEHSDRHDRNGSPSNSKRKSTSPTTSPSKSKRNAAHKSSSSMRGKSSSTRSRSRSPIFMDVDLRSGGGKSPEQKTAAPESLSQVAAAASASSSASALAAAVAAKVTIITNDLEKHTFQILEPGPPAPAASSPPIMVASSMDIDLRRPQTPPPPAFAIAKTKPLDQSNSSSTANTTTTTFTSNNNSISISSTTKIASSASNASSPSSTSTTSSSKLPAKVSFKIQKQFNKLDKSTANLSTALLLSPSTSASASALAAASAPLVNQSSPQGNVSETLQQSINKLLQVQGITGEKRSADSLPPEIDGDEQPPQQKRSKSTKLDALFGSEDVDLRREIPAVVKPGSANAVIVVEDDSMDNCDVEKPQSKTNSQLKRPSLDELRAKLAKSARLHNKLSGKSDKVRDQSVVQRLKQLAELKANDDSQEAHDEKMRTILSQAQEMYENHNMNQEQYKDLVQKVVAINENSKMKESRRRPDGAEVERNAARDAVLRKRIPKLKSNENHSSGSPRSDGSPRYEDQPIQGSTSTEKPTQNKREKSKRENKRRKPSKWGEQVDPAAAQRAAWQLANVNNNNNNNNNNNKRCGAGGAGGSLPVVPPGFRGMPWQQPPAIVMPQTIVPPPPQPPSMMGLPPVPPVTMTKAINSLDNPMADVVRSITIDGGSKEIRFYNQVAIIFMDGDEPHEIGFQHGQRVIMIDHNEPLPLSFNDDYKPFHLDGALHRIRFGFPSRELYIDDHWYEIYFGGPPVSLPIGNSLHVLKAEGPPPNVDIGRVRRDLVVGKINMIVDAHTIVPLFLDARQQTFQMGAEQHSIQFVDSFQYALLDGQLQKIEYGGLPKGMKLNGGRSCFIRFGTLPKGVVAGKTHVADMVYIKTEAPAEPPQPPPMIVQPLPVVEQQPAAAAHAPAVSLPAASNALGNLNINDLFQKLVSSGIIGGTSIPGISAGESTSTKEAPAAAAPADAQATAAPPVYVSPPTEPIKRINLQRPETIKTRQSAVVATLYLGMQCSSCGVRFPPEQTIKYSQHLDWHFRQNRRERDSTRKATSRRWYYDLNDWRQYEEIEDVEEREKNFLDTQGQPGGPDAIDDLSQQRSLDSPVPTCAAGNDDVDRSCDMCHEKFEQFYNEELEEWHLRSAIRVEDKIYHPLCYEDYKTSLNPPAEQKDSKDVDMNNTDDNAMDTVLKLEDGGKEDDAAKPAPSLFDDDDDDVIVLPNEEPSVTEIVDDDEDEYVPANVTRAEMGNESEDKVDPSSGCEDDVAKQKSSQQPQNESANESDVEIQEPNIPFTDLDTYVEKEMDDETRLALLNVKIKEEPKDEYDEDEDDGFEDVGTVVPLLPLPEDEISINSSETQTQTIGSSPSPATIERPASVASLTLPANDDELEAADTVATVANAETELNGEPQESTHNLSAAGPAPALPLASLVNRIKINITKNTSSIVSNSASNGSSMAATSTPAAATMGSAADTQVSAISVIGGSGNCSSLETSQQVNAIQTISTIPVLCGGNTFVPKIATSAPANISSISVIGSSYGTNSRNSNSIATTTAPTSAIVSAGSSSAVAQKPVTPPPAVDADPEPVVELKPALRNVTLKRTKKVQNGTETSGLCSIM from the exons ATGGATCAATTATTTCAGTCATACCGCGATGATGAGCGACGTATTGGTGAGGAGTATCTGTCGAGTCTACAGGACTTGAACTGCAATAGCAAACCGCTCATCAACATGCTCACAATGCTGGCGGAGGAGAACATTAACTATGCCCACGTCATAGTCCGCGTGGTGGAGTACTACATCAGCCAG GTGCCGCCCGAGTTTAAATTGCCCATACTATATTTAATTGATTCGATAATTAAGAATGTGAGAAGCAGCTACGTGCAGTTGTTCGCACAATGTATAGTCAACATATTCCTCAACGCGTTTGAATCG GTGCAGCACTCCCAGTCGCAGTTGCTGGAGAAGGTGCGCGAACGGATGTATGCCCTGCGACAGACCTGGAACGAGGTATTCCCACCTTCCAAGATGTATGCCCTAGACGTAAAGGTGAAGCGTCTTGATAATAACTGGCCCATTACGGCCAAGAACCCCaccaacaaaatacatgtTAATCCCGCCATTCATGTTAATCCGGACTTTCTCAAAACG GGTTTGGTTCCTGGGATGCCGGTTAACTCCACACTGCCCAGCGACATGGAGGAGATACTCCAGGCTAAGACCcgcgagcttctggagctcaAGAAACGCAAACTGGAGCTTGAGCTGGAGCAAACCAAGAAGCATTTAGAGGAGCAAGAGCGTCAGCTGAACCAGGCGACGgatgctattgctgttgcacCCAATGTCGCTATGCCAGCGCCAGccgcttctgttgctgctcttcGTCCACCTATTATGGATCCAGTCGTTCGAAATTCTCGTAACGCTGGGAATCCTGGGATACCAAACACGCCAGCTGCGCAACAG CCCTTTTCCGCGAAGTCAAGGGTTAATCCAGTCAATCCGGCTCTACTGAACTCTGTGCGTCAGCGGGATCCACGTTTGGCGCGGCAAATGCAATCTCAGGTGGAGGCGGCTCCCTCGCGATCCTCTGATCCCCGTCTGGAGGGAAAATCCTCCTCATCTTCGCATAAATCTAGTCGATCGCGCAGCAAGTCACCGGTacgcaacagcagccgctCTACCAAGAGCAACAATGGCAGTAGCTCCCATTCAAACAGCTCATCGAATCGCAAGCGCAGCGAATCAAAGAGCTCAACATCTTCATCGGGCTCTGATGCACGACACAAAAGTGGAGGTGGCGCTAGCAGTAGCTCCTCGACACTATCGCCTGCCAAACGCACATCTAAACCATCGGCAAAGGAGCATTCCGACCGACATGACCGAAATGGATCACCGTCAAATTCGAAGCGTAAAAGCACCTCTCCAACCACCTCGCCATCGAAATCTAAGCGTAATGCTGCACACAAATCGTCATCGTCCATGCGCGGAAAGTCGTCCTCGACCCGATCACGCAGTCGCTCGCCCATCTTCATGGACGTTGACCTGCGCAGCGGTGGTGGAAAGTCTCCCgaacagaaaacagcagcTCCAGAATCCCTATctcaagtggcagcagcagcatcagcatcatcctCAGCCTCAGCATTAGCAGCGGCAGTAGCAGCAAAAGTGACAATCATCACGAATGATTTAGAGAAAC aTACATTTCAAATACTTGAACCAGGccctccagctcctgcagctTCAAGTCCACCGATTATGGTGGCATCCAGTATGGACATTGACTTGAGGCGGCCCCAGACGCCGCCTCCGCCAGCATTCGCCAtagccaaaaccaaaccactcgaccagagcaacagcagcagcaccgccaACACGACCACAACAACATTCacatccaacaacaacagcatcagcatcagcagcacaacaaaaattgcTAGTAGCGCCTCCAACGCATCATCGCCATCATCTACTAGTACTACGTCTTCTTCAAAATTGCCCGCAAAAGTGTcgttcaaaatacaaaaacagtTTAATAAATTAGATAAATCTACAGCGAATTTATCAACAGCATTACTGCTAAGCCcatcaacatcagcatcagcatctgcATTAGCCGCCGCATCCGCACCACTAGTCAATCAGAGCTCGCCGCAGGGTAATGTATCGGAGACACTGCAGCAATCCATCAATAAACTGCTGCAGGTAcaaggcatcactggggagaAGCGTTCCGCAGATTCGCTACCCCCAGAGATCGACGGGGATGAGCAGCCACCGCAGCAGAAACGCAGCAAATCAACTAAACTGGACGC TCTCTTCGGCAGCGAGGATGTTGATCTGCGTCGCGAGATTCCCGCTGTGGTAAAGCCTGGAAGTGCAAATGCAGTCATCGTGGTGGAAGACGACTCAATGGACAACTGTGATGTGGAAAAG CCACAATCCAAAACAAATTCGCAGCTCAAGAGGCCATCACTCGATGAGCTGCGCGCCAAGCTGGCCAAGTCTGCGCGTCTCCACAACAAGCTATCCGGTAAGTCCG ACAAAGTCAGAGATCAGTCTGTGGTGCAGCGTCTCAAGCAGCTGGCCGAGCTGAAGGCCAACGATGATTCGCAGGAGGCGCACGACGAGAAGATGCGCACGATCCTCAGCCAGGCTCAGGAGATGTACGAGAACCACAATATGAACCAAGAGCAGTACAAGGACCTGGTCCAGAAGGTTGTGGCCATTAACGAGAACAGCAAGATGAAGGAGTCCCGTCGCCGACCTGACGGTGCGGAAGTGGAGCGTAATGCAGCCCGAGATGCTGTTCTGCGCAAGCGGATACCCAAGCTCAAGAGCAACGAGAATCATTCCTCTGGCTCGCCACGCAGCGACGGCTCCCCTAGATATGAGGATCAGCCAATACAGGGATCGACATCCACCGAAAAGCCGACGCAAAATAAACGGGAGAAGTCCAAGAGAGAGAACAAGAGACGAAAGCCCAGCAAATGGGGTGAACAGGTggatcctgcggctgctcaaAGGGCCGCCTGGCAGTTGGCCAATgtcaataacaacaacaacaacaacaataacaataataagagatgtggagctggaggagcggGTGGTTCGCTTCCTGTTGTACCACCCGGGTTCCGGGGAATGCCCTGGCAACAGCCGCCTGCGATTGTGATGCCACAAACGATCGTCCCGCCACCACCACAGCCGCCCTCGATGATGGGTCTGCCACCAGTTCCGCCCGTAACAATGACCAAGGCCATCAATTCGCTGGACAACCCCATGGCGGATGTGGTGCGCAGCATCACCATCGATGGCGGATCCAAAGAGATTCGCTTCTACAACCAGGTGGCCATCATATTTATGGATGGCGACGAGCCGCACGAGATTGGCTTCCAGCATGGCCAGCGCGTGATCATGATCGATCACAATGAGCCTCTGCCGCTAAGCTTCAACGACGACTACaagccgttccatctagatgGGGCCCTACATCGCATCCGCTTTGGCTTTCCCTCCCGCGAGCTTTATATCGACGATCATTGGTATGAGATCTACTTTGGTGGACCGCCAGTCTCCCTGCCCATTGGCAACAGCCTGCACGTACTCAAGGCGGAGGGTCCTCCGCCCAATGTGGACATTGGTCGAGTGCGTCGTGACCTGGTGGTTGGCAAAATAAACATGATTGTGGATGCCCATACGATTGTTCCACTCTTCCTGGATGCCAGACAGCAGACCTTCCAGATGGGAGCCGAGCAGCATTCGATACAGTTTGTGGACAGCTTCCAATATGCTCTCCTCGATGGCCAGCTCCAGAAGATCGAATATGGCGGCCTGCCCAAGGGCATGAAGCTGAATGGCGGACGCAGCTGCTTTATCCGATTCGGAACCCTGCCAAAGGGCGTTGTGGCCGGCAAGACGCACGTGGCTGATATGGTCTACATTAAGACAGAAGCTCCGGCAGAGCCACCCCAGCCCCCACCGATGATTGTCCAGCCCCTGCCCGtagtggagcagcagccagcggcagcagcacatGCACCAGCCGTATCCCTGCCAGCTGCATCCAATGCTCTTGGCAATCTGAATATCAATGATTTGTTCCAAAAGCTCGTCTCGTCTGGAATAATTGGTGGAACCTCTATTCCGGGCATATCGGCTGGCGAATCAACCTCAACCAAAGAAGCGCCCGCAGCTGCCGCTCCAGCTGATGCCCAAGCCACAGCCGCCCCACCGGTGTACGTTTCGCCGCCAACGGAGCCCATCAAACGCATCAACCTACAGAGGCCAGAGACTATCAAGACCCGGCAGTCGGCCGTGGTGGCCACGCTCTACCTGGGCATGCAGTGCAGCAGCTGTGGTGTGCGTTTCCCGCCCGAGCAGACCATTAAGTACAGTCAACATTTAGACTGGCACTTCCGTCAGAACCGACGCGAGCGTGACTCGACCCGCAAGGCCACCTCCAGGCGCTGGTACTATGACCTGAATGACTGGCGGCAGTACGAAGAGATCGAGGATGTGGAAGAGCGGGAGAAGAATTTCCTGGATACACAGGGCCAGCCAGGAGGCCCCGATGCAATCGATGATCTCTCCCAGCAACGATCGCTGGACTCGCCTGTGCCCACCTGCGCAGCCGGTAACGATGATGTGGACCGCTCCTGCGACATGTGCCACGAGAAGTTCGAGCAGTTCTACaacgaggagctggaggaatGGCACTTGCGCAGTGCCATTCGCGTCGAGGATAAGATCTACCATCCATTGTGCTATGAGGACTACAAGACTTCGTTGAACCCGCCCGCAGAGCAGAAAGACTCCAAAGATGTGGACATGAACAACACCGATGACAACGCAATGGACACGGTACTTAAGCTGGAGGATGGGGGTAAGGAAGATG ACGCCGCTAAGCCTGCGCCGAGCCTgttcgatgatgatgacgatgatgtaATTGTGTTGCCCAACGAAGAGCCCAGCGTCACTGAAATTGTTGACGACGATGAAGATGAGTATGTCCCCGCCAATGTGACGCGCGCCGAAATGGGCAACGAATCGGAGGACAAGGTGGACCCCAGCTCTGGCTGCGAGGATGATGTGGCGAAGCAGaaaagcagccagcagccacagaaTGAATCAGCCAACGAGTCTGATGTGGAGATCCAAGAGCCAAACattcccttcaccgatctggacACGTATGTGGAGAAGGAGATGGATGATGAAACGCGGTTGGCCCTGCTAAATGTAAAGATCAAAGAGGAGCCCAAGGACGAGTACGATGAGGACGAAGACGATGGCTTCGAAGATGTGGGCACGGTAGTGCCACTGCTGCCGTTGCCCGAGGATGAGATATCCATCAACAGCAGCG AAACACAAACCCAAACGATTGGATCCTCGCCCTCGCCGGCTACTATAGAGCGACCAGCTTCGGTGGCCTCGCTCACTCTTCCAGCCAACGACGATGAGCTGGAGGCCGCGGACACGGTGGCGACAGTGGCCAACGCGGAAACAGAACTGAATGGAGAGCCGCAGGAGTCGACGCATAACCTGAGCGCAGCAGGACCGGCACCGGCGTTACCTTTGGCTAGCTTAGTTAatagaataaaaataaatatcacTAAGAATACAAGTAGTATAGTAAGTAATAGTGCCTCCAACGGCTCATCAATGGCCGCCACATCGAcgccggcagcagcaacgatgGGATCGGCAGCGGATACGCAAGTCTCGGCTATCAGTGTCATAGGCGGATCCGGAAACTGCAGTTCTCTGGAGACCTCGCAGCAGGTGAATGCAATTCAAACCATTTCCACCATTCCAGTTCTGTGCGGCGGTAACACATTCGTCCCCAAGATTGCAACCAGTGCTCCAGCCAATATCAGTTCCATCTCGGTCATTGGCAGCAGCTACGGCACcaacagccgcaacagcaactCAATCGCGACCACAACGGCACCAACTTCGGCGATAGTCTCGGCGGGATCATCTTCTGCCGTTGCCCAGAAACCAGTCACACCCCCGCCTGCTGTCGATGCCGATCCGGAGCCGGTGGTTGAACTGAAGCCAGCGTTGCGGAATGTGACGCTCAAACGAACGAAAAAGGTCCAGAATGGCACCGAAACATCGGGCCTCTGCTCGATCATGTAA